The following is a genomic window from Pseudomonas purpurea.
CCCACGCGCGCCACGGTATCGACCACGGTGCGGGCGATGGTGGGAATGCCGTCCACCCCCGTGCTGTTGGGTTTCTGATTGCCGTCTTCGATGTGCAGGCTGAGGCTGATTTCCGGTTTGTCACCCAACTGGATGACGCGCGGCGTCAGCTTCAGCATGGTGCCGTAGGTGATGGGTTTGAGTTCAGCCACCCGCTCGCCGACGACTTTGACGTAGTAGGTTTCGCTGTGGTCGATCACCGCCAGGGTGTTTTCCTGGGTCAGCACGGTCGGCCGCGAGCCGACCTGGGCGCGGCCCTGGCTCTGCAACAAGGTGATTCGGGCCAACAGGTAATCCAGGCCGCGACTGTCTACCAGGCTGGCGCCGGCCTCTCGCGTGGTGCCGGGGCTGGCGTTGCCCTGGCCGCCGAGGTTCTGGCTGGTGGTGCGGATGTCGATCAACTGGCGCGGGCCAACGCTGATGCCGACACGCCAGTCCACTCCCAGTTCGGCGAGGTTTTCTGCGTTGATGTCGACAATCGACAAGCCGACTTCGATCCGCGCCGACGGACGATCCAGCGCTGTGATCAAGCGCCGGTACATCGGCATGCGGTCCTTGGTATCGCGCACGATGATGGCATTGAGCGAGGGCTCGGCCTGAACCACCGCACGCCCGGACTGTGCCGGCAACCGTGGGCTGTCCTGCCCGCCGTCGACCGACACCACATTGGCGTCACCCAGCACCCGGGCCAGGATGGTCGCCACGCCCGGCGCGTCGATGTCGTCTTCGCGGTACTTGATCCGCCGATCCTCGGCGACCGCGTACTTGAGCGGAAAGATTTCCACGGCCAGGTCGCCGGTCTTCTCACTGCGCAATGCATGTTGCTGTTCAAGGGCCATGGCGGTTTGCTCCACCAGGTCCAGGTAACGCGAAGGGCCGGAGACATACACCAGCCGCCCGCTCATGTCCGGTCGCCAGCCAAAACGCGGTTCCCAGACACCCGCCGCTTCCAGCGCCTGCCTCAACTCGGTTTCGCTGACCTGTTCCAGCTTGACCAGCCGCGACTGCATTTCGGTGGACTTGAACACATACAGAACAGCCCCGTCGTAGTACCAGATGAGGTTGTAGAGCGAGGCCATCAGTTGCAGAAAGGACTGGGGATCCTTGAGGTCGAAGCGCCCACTGACCTGATCATTGACCTTGTCACTGACAATCACCGAGCCGTCGTAGTTGGCGCCGAAATTGGCCAGCACATCACGCAGGTTTTCGCCTTGGGCGACGTAGTTGTAGGGGAGGGTTGGCCAGTCCAGATCCTGACCTTGAGCGGTCCCGGTCAGCGCTAACGCAAAGACCAGGCTCAAGCACCGCGAGACTCTCAGGGACGCCATAAAGTTTGTTTCCACTGAGGTTCCAGCCCTGCACGCAGCAGCTGCGGCTTGATCGTTTCCAGAATCCCGACCTGAGCCGCCAGCGCCCGCTCAAGTTCGTCGAGCTCAAGGGCGCCCAGCTCCAGGCGCGCCTCAAGCATCAGGTTTGACTGTTCATCGGTCGCCAACGCCTGGGGATGACGCCGGCTCCAACGAGTGACCTGACCCAGCAGGTTCAGCAACACCTCGCGATCCGCCGGGGATTGGCCCTGAACCTGCCAGTTCAACGGGCTGGACAGCACAAGGTCAGCACCCTGGCGCTGTAAAAACAGGCTATGGCCGTCGACCCGCAGGTGGTAGCGACCTGTTTTATCGGCCACAAAAGGCCCTTGGCCCGTTCGTGCGGCCAATCCAGTCAGTAAATGTTCCATGATTCCTCGGCGTATCCGGCAGTCAGGGGCTCTGCCAGTAAAAGTGGTCGTGGGCCTGGCACAGGCTGCGTTCATGCAACCAGTGCTGTACGGCGTCCGCGGCGTGCGCGTCCTCGTCAAGTTTGGCCAGCGGCTCCCACAGGGAGGCCAGCACTACCGGCACGGGCGCAAAGCCGTCGAGCTTGCCGTCGGCCAGCAACACGGCCATGCCCTGATGCCAGTTGGGCCAGGCTTCTCTGGCTCGCTCGGAGATGGCGCTCAGCGTGCGGACCATGTTCGCGGTGTCCGCTTCAGTCTTTGCCTGACAGCGGACAATGTTGGCCAACTCTTGCTGCACCAGCTGCGAATCGGCTTCGCCCACCTGACGCCAGAACTCAGCCTTGATCCGCAATTGGCGGGCCTGGGTTTCGTACTCCATCAGCGCAGAACGCCAATTGGGGATCGCTTCGTCGAACAGGCTTTCCCACCAGCTGTATACGGGCAGCAGGACCCAGTCGATCATGGCCTGGGGCGAGGCCAGGTTGATTCGGTCGCCCAGCCAGTTGCACCAGTCGTTACCTTGGGCGGTGGCCTGGCGCAGCACCAGTTGAAGGTCCCCGCGCTCAAGCGCCATTCCGCGAGCCAGGCGCTGTTGCAGCCAGCTGGACTGGAACAGCTGTTCCAGTTGCACACGCGGCAGCAGGCGCTGCAACAAGGTCAACTGTCGCGCGCTGATGATTCCCGATTCACGATACAAACTGCCTGATATACAACCTGCGGCTCTGCCCCGAGAGCGGGCATCCTGACCCACTACGGATACCCGACGGCCAGCAAAAATGCCTGCTTGAGGGGTTTGATTATGGTCTTCCTGGCTCATTCTCTGCCTTGACTATCTTGTTTCGTAGCACACCCGTCAGCGTCTTTCACTGCGACCAATCTTACTGAGGGGCAACGGACCAAACTTGCAAAAAACGTCATTTTTTTTTAGTCCGACGCTATTCTTTTCCCTGTCTGGAACGGCTGGGCGTACACCCGAAACGGCGACGATAGCTCTGGGTAAAGTAGGACTGACTGGAAAAGCCGCTTTCCATCGCGATGTCCACGATGCTCATCTCACTGTTAAGCAGTAAATGGTGGGCGTACAGGATACGCCGCTCGCTGATCCACGCACGAGGAGAAACGCCGTAGACCGAGCCAAACAACTCTTTGAACGTCGTCAATCCCATGCCGAACTCCCGAGAAAACTCGCTGAGCCGCCATTCCTTGAGATAGTGCTGTTCCATGAAGGCCTGCAACCTTTCGACATGCCGGCTGCCCTGCTGGCGCAACACCGACATCAGCGCCGGCCCCTGGGGGCTGAAGGCAAACAACATCAACAACTCTTCAACCCGCAACAACGCCAGCATGGGCGGGTGCTCATGCACCAGCAGCCCTTCAAGCCCTTTGACGCAATTGGCCAACAACGGTGTACTGGCGAACGCGATGAGACTGACCCCAGGCTCCTCCCAACGCTCTACCTCGCTCAATAGAGCACCGAAACGCTGAATGAAGTTCTGCAAAAAACCAACCGATAACGGGATCCAAAGCAAACGACAATCATGCTCGCCCGTGCTCACGACATAATTACCTCTGCGCGCAAACATTAGTTCACCCGGCATGAGACAAAGTGTCGCATTACAATCCTGAACCGTGAGCTGTCCCTCGATAAGGATATAAATCCCTTCTTCGCAGTTCGATACAAACTCAAACGTTGGGATAGACCATCGGCACAGCTTTATCTGTTTCCGGCCAAGTGTGCTGGCACCTTGCATATAATAGTGACCCCGAACCTGCACATACCGTTTGTACGCCGCCCAGGCAGGCGCCGTACGAAAACGCACCCTCTACGTACTACTGCGTGACGCTATGAACGATGATGAATTCAACGACAGTTATCATTAACGAGAATGATTGACCTGAAATTAGGTTAATTACTCTTATTTAATGAAACCCTCGCTATTTTTATATAGCCGTCGAAGTATCGGAACACTCACCGAATTCAATAAGGCAAATATTGATACAAAGTATTTCAGAGGTGTTCCGGCGTCGCCGAAACAGCGCACTTCGGATAACAAGGCAACTGTCCAAGACGCACATTCATATCGTTACCGGGTACCGCAGGTTGCCAACTTCGAGCCTGGACAGGACCGTCATCGGACCAGGC
Proteins encoded in this region:
- the sctC gene encoding type III secretion system outer membrane ring subunit SctC, which encodes MASLRVSRCLSLVFALALTGTAQGQDLDWPTLPYNYVAQGENLRDVLANFGANYDGSVIVSDKVNDQVSGRFDLKDPQSFLQLMASLYNLIWYYDGAVLYVFKSTEMQSRLVKLEQVSETELRQALEAAGVWEPRFGWRPDMSGRLVYVSGPSRYLDLVEQTAMALEQQHALRSEKTGDLAVEIFPLKYAVAEDRRIKYREDDIDAPGVATILARVLGDANVVSVDGGQDSPRLPAQSGRAVVQAEPSLNAIIVRDTKDRMPMYRRLITALDRPSARIEVGLSIVDINAENLAELGVDWRVGISVGPRQLIDIRTTSQNLGGQGNASPGTTREAGASLVDSRGLDYLLARITLLQSQGRAQVGSRPTVLTQENTLAVIDHSETYYVKVVGERVAELKPITYGTMLKLTPRVIQLGDKPEISLSLHIEDGNQKPNSTGVDGIPTIARTVVDTVARVGHGQSLLIGGIYRDELNESMRKVPLLGDIPYLGALFRFKSNFTRRSVRLFLIEPRLIDNGVGHFVALGSKRGYMDGLLQVDELSNQSLSLQKLLGTSQCQVLGQARELQQILALSGKDSSLTACSLGNDTTGWRISEGACVEGVDQCVRAPKKP
- a CDS encoding YscB family type III secretion system chaperone, producing MEHLLTGLAARTGQGPFVADKTGRYHLRVDGHSLFLQRQGADLVLSSPLNWQVQGQSPADREVLLNLLGQVTRWSRRHPQALATDEQSNLMLEARLELGALELDELERALAAQVGILETIKPQLLRAGLEPQWKQTLWRP
- a CDS encoding T3SS regulon anti-activator ExsD domain-containing protein; translation: MSQEDHNQTPQAGIFAGRRVSVVGQDARSRGRAAGCISGSLYRESGIISARQLTLLQRLLPRVQLEQLFQSSWLQQRLARGMALERGDLQLVLRQATAQGNDWCNWLGDRINLASPQAMIDWVLLPVYSWWESLFDEAIPNWRSALMEYETQARQLRIKAEFWRQVGEADSQLVQQELANIVRCQAKTEADTANMVRTLSAISERAREAWPNWHQGMAVLLADGKLDGFAPVPVVLASLWEPLAKLDEDAHAADAVQHWLHERSLCQAHDHFYWQSP
- a CDS encoding AraC family transcriptional regulator yields the protein MQGASTLGRKQIKLCRWSIPTFEFVSNCEEGIYILIEGQLTVQDCNATLCLMPGELMFARRGNYVVSTGEHDCRLLWIPLSVGFLQNFIQRFGALLSEVERWEEPGVSLIAFASTPLLANCVKGLEGLLVHEHPPMLALLRVEELLMLFAFSPQGPALMSVLRQQGSRHVERLQAFMEQHYLKEWRLSEFSREFGMGLTTFKELFGSVYGVSPRAWISERRILYAHHLLLNSEMSIVDIAMESGFSSQSYFTQSYRRRFGCTPSRSRQGKE